ATGCCAGACGACTCTACTAGCCACGTAGGCGGATTGGGTGTGGCGAGGACAAACTTGCAAATCGTCCAGCCATCATCATGACGTTGGACACGTCCTTTTGTTGCAGGCAGAAAAACAACAAGGTTTTGTCAGATCGCCGGTCTCTGTCCGGTTCTGGTAGCGGTCGCAACGAGCAGCGACCAAGTGCAGTGCAGGTGCAGCGAGTGGCTAACGATGGGTAACCGTGCAGTATGTGATAGAGTGTGGCCAACTGGTCCCACGCACCAGACGCTAAGTTCAATCGGATCAAGTGGTTCGCTGACCAATTTAAATCTAGAGGTATGACTGATCACTGGTGACTTCCCCCACTTTTTCACCAAGTAGGTCTGTAAGGTGCAAGTATTTACATACTCTTATGTTCCGAAGTACAATTTATTTTAACTTTATCTTGAGTCAGACTTCTCTAGTTTAGATCAAATCTATAAAAAAAATCATCAACATTTACAGCCTCGAAGTAGTTTCATTGAATTCATCATGAATATATCTTaataatgaatttatttgaatttgGATACTTAATAAATGTAAAGTTAACTCTGTAACTTGGAAAGGACGGAATATTTCTTCTGATCGGTACGTGAGACTCAATATATGTGGTATTATACGTGCTGAAAGGTACTTAATTAATAAACTTGAGGCAAAATTAACAATTTGCAAGAAAAATTGCTTccatttattcaaaagtttaaattaattactTCAGTTTTGAGTCTACAGTGGTACAATAAATACAGCACCGCCGGTGCCGTCTCTACTTCTCCTGGGCCCTTGAGATGGCTGCCAGGGGCAGGGGCACAGGATAACATTGGACATCTCGGGGAAAATCTCAGAAGGCTACAGATCGAGTTAAACTAATGACGATCTATTGGTAAGCACGGCATAGATTCTCGCATCTGTCCCGGCACGTATGAGATGTATATTTATCTATCGACGTGTTGAGGCGGCCATTACTGCGACAGGGAGCAGAGACGCAGACCTCCTCAGTCACCGGGGCGCGCGTGGAGCAAGCTCTGCCCGTAGTCCTCCCACGGCGTGGGCGTCATGGGCGCGCGGCACAGCGGGCAGGTCGCCGCCACGCCGGTGCCGGCCCAGGCGTCTATGCACGCGGCGTGGAACGCGTGTGAGCAGGCGCCCAGATCCGCGACCGCCTGGCCCGCAGCTCCCGCTTCCTCCAGCCCCGCCAAGCAGATCGCGCAGACGgccgcgccctcgccgccgccctccgcgccctgcctgttgccgcccgcccgccgctgcctgtACCGCGCAGCCACGCGTGACCGCGTCGTCTCGCCGGCGGTCACTGGCGGCGAGCTGGGCGCCCGCAACGTCGCGTCGAGGAAGCGCTCCACGGCCGCGTCGTCATCGGCGGCGTGCTCTCCGCCCCAGGTCTGCCGGGGAAGCTGCACCCCGCTGCGCTGGCACGACACGACGCCGAGGCGGTCGAGGAGCACCCCGGCGACGAAGCGGAGGAGGTCGAGGAGGTCGCGCAGGAGCAGGAGGTTACGTCGCAGCGGGAGCTCGTAGCTGTGGTCGCTCGCTGGCGTCATGGTGGTGGGTGGGTGGCAGCGGGTCGATCGGCCGGCGATGCTCGCGCGGAGCTCCGCCGATGCCGCTGCTTGGGGTGGATTATCTTGCTTGCAGCAACCGTTTCTTTATAAGCTGCGATCTGCAAGCTTGTTTGGTGCGTCATGCGTGTGTTGCGGATGAAGAATAAGCGTGCGTGGTGCGTTGTAGGCTTGTAGCCATGCAGTTGGCCGTTGGCCTGGAGGTATCTCCTTAATACGAAATTTGGACGGAAACTCGAGCAGGGATTGGGCCACGTCGCCTCCAAAGCTCGACCATTGGATCTCCAGCAGGGGAAAATCCGACCGTTGCCATTCAAAGCTTATCACGCTCCTTCCGACCTTCCAGCACCGAACCGGCGTCCTCAGCGAGCATTCGCGACGCTTCGCCTGAGCCGCGCCCCGACGCCACATCAGACTGAATCGCCACCTCAATA
The sequence above is drawn from the Panicum hallii strain FIL2 chromosome 7, PHallii_v3.1, whole genome shotgun sequence genome and encodes:
- the LOC112901078 gene encoding probable E3 ubiquitin-protein ligase ATL44; this translates as MTPASDHSYELPLRRNLLLLRDLLDLLRFVAGVLLDRLGVVSCQRSGVQLPRQTWGGEHAADDDAAVERFLDATLRAPSSPPVTAGETTRSRVAARYRQRRAGGNRQGAEGGGEGAAVCAICLAGLEEAGAAGQAVADLGACSHAFHAACIDAWAGTGVAATCPLCRAPMTPTPWEDYGQSLLHARPGD